CGAGGAGGCCGTCGCCGCCGACCTCGCCGAACGCGTCGGCAACCCCGCCCGCTCCACCTCGGAGATCGGCGACGCGCTCGCCGTGCGCGTAGCCGGCTGACCCCGGCGCGCCGTTCGAACGTTTTCGAAGCCGCCGGGTTCCCCAGGGTGCCCGGCGGCTTCCGCGTGTCCCCGCCGGGTGTCACCATCGACCCCTGGGCCGCCTGCACCCCGTTCCTCCCGCCGACCCCCGCGCGCGATAATCGAACGCGGAGCCGCGGAATGAGGGAAAGCTCGGACGTCCTACCACTGGCCGGAAACGGCCGCCGGTCGGGCGGATCAGCGGACAAGCGGCCCGTCACTACAACCGGTGAAGGACAACCACTCATGACGACGCCCACGATCGAGCTGAAGCCCTCGGCCCACCCGCTCTCCGACGCGGAGCGCGAGGCGATCCTCGCCAGCCCCGGTTTCGGCCGCCACTTCACCGACCACATGGTGACGATCAAGTGGACGGAAGGCCGCGGCTGGCATGACGGGCAGCTCGTGCCGTACGCGCCGATCCCCCTCGACCCGGCCACGACGGTCCTGCACTACGCGCAGGAGATCTTCGAGGGCCTCAAGGCCTACCGCCAGCCCGACGGCTCCGTCGCCACCTTTCGCCCGGACCAGAACGCCCTGCGCTTCCAGCGCTCCGCGCGCCGGCTCGCGATGCCGGAGCTGCCGGTCGAGACCTTCGTCGAGGCGTGTGACGCGCTGGTGCGGCAGGACAAGGCGTGGGTGCCGGCGCACGGCGGCGAGGAGTCCCTCTACCTGCGCCCGTTCATGATCGCCACCGAGGTCGGGCTCGGAGTGAAGCCCGCCAACGAGTACCTGTTCCTGGTGATCGCCTCCCCGGCCGGCGCCTACTTCCCGGGCGGCGTGAAGCCGGTCTCCATCTGGGTCTCCGAGGACCGCGTGCGCGCCGTCCCCGGCGGCATGGGCGACGCCAAGACCGGCGGCAACTACGCGGCGTCCCTGCTCGCGCAGGCCGAGGCGGCGGCCAAGGGCTGCGACCAGGTGTGCTACCTCGACGCCGTCGAGCACCAGTGGGTCGAGGAACTGGGCGGCATGAACCTGTACTTCGTGTACGGGAACAAGATCGTCACCCCCACCCTCACCGGCTCCATCCTCGAAGGCGTCACCCGTGACAGCCTCCTGTCCGTCGCCCGCGACCTCGGCTACGAGGCGGAGGAGGGCCGGGTCTCCGTCGACCAGTGGCAGCGCGACTCCGAGAACGGCAGCCTCACCGAGGTGTTCGCCTGCGGCACGGCCGCGGTGATCACGCCGGTCGGCACCGTCAAGCGGGCGGGCGCGGAGTGGAAGCAGGGCGGCGGCGAACCCGGCGAGGTCACGCTGCGGCTCCGCCAGGCCCTGCTCGACATCCAGCGCGGCACGGCCGAGGACAAGCACGGGTGGATGCACCCGCTCGGCTGAGGCCGCCGGCCGGCCGCGGGCCCGTCGCGCCTGATCGCGCCCGCGCGGCCGAGCCGCCGTTCGAGCACACCCCCTGAAGGCCCGCTGGGGCCCGGGCCGTCGTGGAGCTCCGCTCCCCGGCGGCCCTTTCTGCTGCGGGAGCAGCACACTGGACCATTTCCCCCCGCCGCTCCGACAGCGGGAAGCCGCGGCCCCCCGGGTCGGCGTGAGCAGCGGGCCCTCGGACGACGGCAGGGTCACCGCCGGCACGCCGGCCACCGCGCCCGGCGCCCACACCCATGCCCCGGTGGCCGGGATGTGCCGGACACGGGCCGCCGTGAACCAGCGGGCCCCGCCGCGCGTCCGGCGGTTGACCACCCGGAGCGCTTCGATGTCGAGGACGCCACGGCAGCGCACGAAGCCGATGAGGGCGAGGACCGCCGGGCGGTGCCGACGGCGGCGGACCGAGGCCCACCGGCCGGGTCCGGTGGACGGCGGCCGGCCGAAGGCGGTCACTCCGGGGCGGAGGCCGGAGCCGAGCGGGATCGCCACCGGATCGCGGGGGAGTGCCGAGCTCCTCCGAGCTCTTCGAGCCGGGGGAACCCCGGTCCCCGGCGGCGGTGTCGACTCCACGCTGTTCCATCGGCATGGCTGATCCCCTTCCACGCGCCGACGGTTTCGAGCGGCGCTCAATGTGACGTGGCTCAAGCTCCTCCGCCCCTGCTTCGGTTGCCAGGACATCAGGTTTAGAGTGATGCTCTAAACCTGGGGAAGGCAAGGAGGTGCCCGCGTCATGAGACTGACCCCCACGGAACGTGACCGGCTGCTGCTCTTCGGAGCCGCCGAGCTGGCCCGCGCCCGCCGGGCCCGCGGTCTGAAGCTCAACGTGCCGGAGGCCACGGCGCTCATCGCGGACACCGTCTGCGAGGCCGCCCGCGACGGAAAGCGCCTCGCCGAGGCCGTCGAGGCGGCCCGGTCCGTGCTCGGTCCGGACGACGTGCTGCCCGGTGTCGCGGACGTGGTGACGGAGGTGCACGTCGAGGCGGTCTTCGACGACGGCTCCCGGCTGGCGGTCGTCTCCGAACCCCTCAGGGGCGGGCTGGGCGCGGACGCCCCCGGCGCGCTGCTGCCCGGACCGGAACACGCCGAGCCCGAGCCGGCCGTCCGGCTGACCGTCACCAACACCGCGGGCGTCCCCATCTCGGTGACCTCGCACTTCCACTTCTTCGAGGCCAACCCGCGGCTCCGCTTCGACCGCGCGGCCGCCTATGGCATGCGGCTCGCCGTGCCCGCCGGATCGTCCGTGCGGTTCGGCCCCGGCGAGAGCGCCGACGTGGGCCTCGTGCCGATCGGCGGCGCCCGGATCGCGATCGGCTTCGCCGGCCTGGTCGACGGACCGCTGGACGCACCCGGCGCCCGCGAGGAGGCCCTGCGCCGCGCCGCCGCCTGCGGCTACCTCGGCGTACCGGACGACACCGAGCAGGAGACCGGACGATGAGCCGCCCCGGAGGCCACCCCGCCGAGGCCCGCCGCCTCACCCCGTACGAGTACGCCGCCACCCACGGCCCCCGCGCCGGCGACCGCATCCGGCTGGGCGACTCCGGGCTGACCGTCGAGGTCGAGTCCGACTCCCAGCGCCACGGCGACGAGTTCCTGGCCGGATTCGGCAAGACCGCCCGGGACGGACTGCACCTGAAGGCCGCCGCCGTCCGCGACACCTGCGACGTCGTGATCAGCAACGTCGTCGTGATCGACGCGG
Above is a genomic segment from Streptomyces glaucescens containing:
- a CDS encoding branched-chain amino acid aminotransferase produces the protein MTTPTIELKPSAHPLSDAEREAILASPGFGRHFTDHMVTIKWTEGRGWHDGQLVPYAPIPLDPATTVLHYAQEIFEGLKAYRQPDGSVATFRPDQNALRFQRSARRLAMPELPVETFVEACDALVRQDKAWVPAHGGEESLYLRPFMIATEVGLGVKPANEYLFLVIASPAGAYFPGGVKPVSIWVSEDRVRAVPGGMGDAKTGGNYAASLLAQAEAAAKGCDQVCYLDAVEHQWVEELGGMNLYFVYGNKIVTPTLTGSILEGVTRDSLLSVARDLGYEAEEGRVSVDQWQRDSENGSLTEVFACGTAAVITPVGTVKRAGAEWKQGGGEPGEVTLRLRQALLDIQRGTAEDKHGWMHPLG
- the ureA gene encoding urease subunit gamma — protein: MRLTPTERDRLLLFGAAELARARRARGLKLNVPEATALIADTVCEAARDGKRLAEAVEAARSVLGPDDVLPGVADVVTEVHVEAVFDDGSRLAVVSEPLRGGLGADAPGALLPGPEHAEPEPAVRLTVTNTAGVPISVTSHFHFFEANPRLRFDRAAAYGMRLAVPAGSSVRFGPGESADVGLVPIGGARIAIGFAGLVDGPLDAPGAREEALRRAAACGYLGVPDDTEQETGR